A genomic region of Cannabis sativa cultivar Pink pepper isolate KNU-18-1 chromosome 1, ASM2916894v1, whole genome shotgun sequence contains the following coding sequences:
- the LOC115703869 gene encoding uncharacterized protein LOC115703869 — MQNKIATLWQPGRGLYVKELDSNLFLFQFYHEVDIERVIEGSPWTFDRAPLIFERVKSGENPRSIPLLFEVPREQIVQEYNLDLKAAPRRRNYADGSRWLKSGLAVKSNTEKPPEASSFNGGGRSHQIPPFRENQRGRITMNQVASLIHQDLRSRNDSPSIKIVDHSNEAQITMEKSLSLRKDNTTGMMAPTQSDLNSGLVFIDNKRRRMGHTNEVGLNETQEIEVGRGGTNNDQDVNNMDISQPETNVDTVQNDASKNFLEAGAGVFVVDAIGASGGIALLWKNQDDGTLLGYSNNHIDLQISISPSTPSWRLTGFYGEPNRNRRSDSWALLQSLRDRSSLPLCVIGDINNIICQEDKRGGRPYPQWLLTGFQQTLLHCGLEDLELQGHHHRFRFENSWLKEPLCLEIVRDAWSEEQNGNISNKIKLCVERLLSWGKELTGNLNQRIKAYKNDLQKLHGLRDINSVQRYDEIKKKLYEALDRRESYWKQRAKQFWLREGDQNSSYFHKAASRRKKNNQITQLRDNNGNWVSWDSGLTTVVADYFNELFTASGSVCTEVVDCVPSSVPNFVNMELCQPIEDEEVRKAVFQMHPDKSPGPDGMTPAFFQKCWPIVGNEVVKNVLCFFEEGILADSCGDANVVLIPKTRNPERMSDLRPIALCNVLFKIITKVMVNRMKPFMDSIISENQSAFIPGRLISDNILVSFEILHYLKRKRKGKEGFMALKLDMSKAYDRIEWDFLEAMLRKLGYVERWVQLVMMCVKSAKYCVMHNNNEVGPIIPTRGFTALLRKYEQRGWLHGCKVANGAPRVSHMLFADDSYLYCKATEMEARRIQEVLSKFELASGQKVNFSKSSIFYSANTLDTMKVRVNALLGMTTAIEGSLYLGLPSSMGRNKSAALGFLKNKVKNRLSGYGTKFLSRAGKEILIKTVAQALPSYAMSVFLIPQEVTRDIEGLMSKFWWQSSNNSPKGIHWMSWKKLCKHKSKGGMGFRNLRSFNLALLGKQGWRLITKPETLVSRIFKARYYPRFFTADIGNNPSYVWHSVLEARQFLSHGVCWSIGNGNSISILGEPWLPDTQNPFITSSHPTLIGAKVCNLFSTDGVGWDEEIVADLFVQRDQDLLLDIPLLRGQDRDNITWKGEISGLYTVRSAYKIVQEINGEEDQGSAAVEQFWKKFWALKLPLKMKNLAWRACQGCLPTMIQLRTKRVEVSSVCPDSQEESIFHALVGCPAAALCWNRVGIGTAAPQQNNFFDWCALKFLVCDADQKKLMVALCWSIWNARNDKVWNNKTSSVKSIVFSAQSYLNQWLTAHSSNVIFPSPGLILGDGAEQWQPPHEDSIKVNVDAALFSNTTQFGIGFVIRNAQGVLIEGVTKLFNGSATPELVEAMSVKEALSWIKRNQLCQAILETDCLVFIQALRSSIEMISMFGQVVKDCKVLLKELKSVSIFFIRRSANKVAHSFARASLFYPDCNFNMGSVPIDLLPFLVAEVID, encoded by the exons ATGCAGAACAAGATTGCTACACTTTGGCAACCAGGGAGAGGTCTGTATGTGAAAGAACTTGACTCAAACCTTTTTCTATTTCAATTTTACCATGAAGTTGATATAGAACGGGTTATTGAGGGGAGTCCTTGGACGTTTGATCGAGCACCTTTAATCTTTGAACGAGTGAAGAGTGGTGAGAATCCTAGGAGTATACCGCTG CTGTTCGAAGTTCCCAGAGAACAGATTGTTCAAGAGTATAATCTTGATCTGAAAGCGGCACCAAGAAGAAGGAATTATGCTGATGGTTCACGATGGCTAAAATCTGGGCTAGCAGTCAAAAGTAATACAGAGAAGCCGCCAGAAGCAAGCAGCTTCAATGGTGGTGGCCGAAGTCATCAAATCCCACCATTCAGGGAGAATCAAAGGGGGAGAATTACCATGAATCAAGTAGCTTCATTAATTCACCAAGATTTACGCTCGAGGAATGACTCACCAAGCATTAAGATAGTTGACCATAGTAATGAAGCACAAATCACTATGGAAAAATCCCTAAGTTTAAGGAAAGATAATACTACTGGGATGATGGCGCCAACTCAATCGGATTTGAATTCAGGGCTGGTCTTTATTGACAACAAAAGGAGAAGAATGGGCCATACAAATGAAGTTGGGCTTAATGAAACACAAGAAATTGAAGTGGGCCGTGGGGGAACAAATAATGATCAAGATGTCAATAATATGGATATTTCTCAACCAGAAACCAATGTAGACACAGTCCAAAATGATGCTTCAAAAAACTTTCTCGAGGCGGGTGCTG GTGTGTTTGTGGTAGATGCTATTGGAGCTTCGGGTGGTATTGCCTTACTTTGGAAAAATCAAGATGATGGTACTTTGTTGGGTTATTCAAACAATCACATTGACTTACAAATATCCATCTCTCCTTCCACTCCGAGTTGGCGTCTCACTGGTTTTTACGGCGAGCCAAACCGCAATAGGAGAAGTGATTCTTGGGCTCTTCTTCAAAGTTTAAGAGATCGCTCCTCTCTTCCGTTGTGTGTTATAGGGGATATTAACAATATTATTTGTCAAGAGGATAAAAGAGGTGGGCGGCCCTACCCTCAGTGGCTTTTAACGGGATTCCAGCAGACGTTATTGCATTGTGGGTTAGAGGATTTGGAGCTACAAGGCCATCA CCATAGATTTCGATTTGAAAATTCTTGGCTAAAGGAGCCCCTTTGTTTGGAAATTGTTCGAGATGCTTGGTCCGAGGAACAAAATGGTAACATTTCTAATAAAATTAAGCTTTGTGTCGAAAGGTTATTAAGTTGGGGAAAGGAATTAACTGGTAATCTTAATCAACGTATCAAGGCTTATAAGAATGATTTGCAAAAACTCCATGGTTTAAGGGATATCAATTCGGTTCAGAGATATGATGAGATTAAAAAGAAACTGTATGAAGCCCTTGATCGAAGGGAGAGTTATTGGAAACAACGGGCCAAACAATTCTGGTTGAGAGAGGGTGATCAAAACAGTAGCTATTTCCATAAGGCGGCGAGTAGGAGAAAGAAGAATAATCAAATTACTCAGCTTAGAGATAATAATGGCAACTGGGTTTCATGGGATTCGGGTTTAACAACGGTTGTGGCTGATTATTTCAATGAGTTATTTACTGCTTCGGGAAGTGTTTGTACTGAAGTTGTAGATTGTGTGCCGAGTTCTGTGCCGAATTTTGTGAATATGGAGCTTTGTCAACCAATTGAGGATGAAGAGGTTCGAAAAGCAGTCTTTCAGATGCACCCTGACAAAAGCCCGGGACCTGACGGGATGACACCTGCTTTTTTTCAAAAGTGTTGGCCGATAGTGGGTAATGAAGTTGTGAAAAATGTTCTCTGTTTTTTTGAAGAGGGAATCTTGGCTGATAGTTGTGGTGATGCGAATGTTGTCCTTATTCCAAAAACGAGAAATCCAGAACGTATGTCTGATCTTCGTCCTATTGCCTTATGTAATGTCTTGTTCAAGATCATAACAAAAGTCATGGTTAACAGAATGAAGCCATTCATGGATTCCATTATATCTGAAAATCAAAGTGCTTTTATCCCAGGTAGATTGATCTCTGACAACATACTTGTTTCTTTTGAAATATTACACTATCTTAAAAGGAAGCGCAAAGGAAAAGAAGGTTTTATGGCGTTAAAACTGgacatgagtaaagcatatgacCGCATTGAATGGGACTTTCTTGAGGCAATGCTTCGGAAACTAGGCTATGTTGAGAGATGGGTTCAGCTGGTTATGATGTGTGTGAAATCGGCCAAATACTGTGTTATGCATAACAACAATGAAGTTGGTCCAATCATTCCCACAAGAG GTTTCACAGCTTTACTGCGAAAATATGAACAAAGAGGGTGGCTTCATGGATGTAAAGTGGCCAATGGTGCTCCGAGGGTGTCACATATGCTCTTTGCGGATGATAGCTATCTATACTGCAAGGCCACTGAAATGGAGGCTCGTCGGATCCAAGAAGTGCTATCCAAGTTCGAACTTGCCTCGGGTCAAAAGGTTAACTTCTCTAAGTCCTCTATTTTCTATAGTGCTAACACTTTGGATACTATGAAAGTTAGAGTAAATGCATTGTTGGGGATGACCACGGCCATTGAAGGGAGCTTATACTTGGGATTGCCTAGTTCTATGGGGAGAAATAAGTCGGCTGCTTTGGGTTTTTTGAAAAACAAGGTAAAGAATAGACTCTCGGGTTATGGTACAAAGTTTCTCTCAAGGGCTGGTAAGGAGATTTTAATTAAAACGGTTGCACAAGCACTCCCAAGCTATGCCATGAGTGTTTTCTTGATCCCGCAAGAGGTTACAAGAGATATTGAGGGATTGATGTCCAAGTTTTGGTGGCAATCGTCGAATAACTCTCCTAAAGGAATACATTGGATGTCTTGGAAAAAACTTTGTAAACACAAATCTAAAGGTGGAATGGGCTTTCGGAACTTGAGAAGCTTTAATTTGGCACTTTTGGGTAAGCAAGGTTGGAGATTAATTACAAAACCGGAGACGCTTGTTTCGAGAATTTTTAAAGCAAGGTATTACCCTCGTTTCTTCACTGCTGATATTGGTAATAATCCTAGCTATGTTTGGCATAGTGTTCTTGAAGCTCGTCAATTTCTGTCTCATGGTGTTTGCTGGTCTATTGGAAATGGCAATTCTATTTCAATTTTGGGGGAGCCTTGGTTACCTGACACTCAAAATCCATTCATCACATCTTCACATCCTACTCTTATAGGTGCTAAAGTGTGCAATTTATTTTCCACTGATGGTGTAGGCTGGGATGAAGAGATTGTTGCTGATCTATTTGTTCAGAGGGATCAAGATCTGTTACTCGACATCCCCTTGCTGCGAGGCCAGGATCGAGACAACATAACATGGAAAGGTGAAATTTCTGGACTTTATACAGTAAGGAGTGCATATAAAATTGTCCAAGAAATTAATGGGGAAGAAGATCAAGGTTCCGCTGCTGTTGAACAATTCTGGAAGAAATTCTGGGCTTTAAAATTacctctgaaaatgaaaaacTTGGCTTGGAGAGCTTGTCAAGGCTGTCTTCCAACCATGATTCAGTTGAGAACTAAGCGTGTGGAGGTGTCTTCTGTCTGCCCTGACAGCCAGGAAGAATCGATTTTCCATGCTCTTGTTGGCTGTCCAGCTGCTGCACTTTGTTGGAACAGAGTGGGAATCGGCACAGCAGCACCACAACAGAATAATTTTTTCGACTGGTGTGCTTTGAAGTTTCTGGTGTGTGATGCAGATCAGAaaaaactcatggttgctcttTGTTGGTCAATTTGGAACGCACGGAATGACAAGGTTTGGAACAACAAAACATCAAGTGTGAAGAGTATAGTATTTTCGGCTCAATCTTACCTTAATCAATGGCTAACTGCTCACAGTTCTAATGTTATTTTCCCGAGTCCTGGTCTTATTCTAGGTGACGGAGCTGAGCAGTGGCAGCCACCACATGAAGATAGTATTAAGGTTAATGTCGATGCTGCTTTATTTTCCAACACAACTCAATTTGGAATTGGCTTTGTGATTCGTAATGCTCAAGGAGTTCTCATTGAAGGAGTAACCAAGCTTTTTAATGGCTCGGCCACACCAGAATTAGTGGAAGCAATGAGTGTAAAGGAAGCTTTGAGTTGGATTAAAAGAAATCAACTTTGCCAAGCTATTCTTGAGACCGACTGCTTAGTCTTTATACAAGCCTTGCGTAGTTCAATTGAAATGATTTCCATGTTTGGTCAAGTGGTTAAAGATTGTAAGGTTTTATTAAAAGAACTTAAAAGTGTTTCTATCTTTTTTATTAGGCGATCAGCTAATAAGGTGGCTCATAGCTTTGCTAGAGCTTCGTTATTCTATCCTGATTGCAATTTCAATATGGGGTCTGTCCCAATTGATTTGCTGCCTTTTTTGGTAGCTGAAGTTATTGATTGA
- the LOC133038029 gene encoding subtilisin-like protease SBT1.4 — MDQAISDGVHIISLSVGANGHSPPYYLDSIAVEADFPNLMDRTDVATDGNGDWQSSLGKSLGENADIFSVLECLDDFITEATCDLGESETSKPQSKVHTDDNLSFLAHPSFGSSSFTICDVAPSQICSDYHSTQDPVSFSNTTVSDEPEEAQSNDGRKCCIWASQHGVLVSCSAGNSGPNPSTATNIAPWILTVGASTIDREFPADVFLGDGRILIGVSLYAGEHLAADAKLSLIYAGDAGNRYCYSGSLIASKVAGKSVVKLAGGLALVLANTEDSGEELIADSHLIPATMVGQINGDKMKQYIKSSDDPAATILFRGTVIRSGEKSTPFIHGAGHVDPNKTFNPGLVYDLDVNDYVAFLCSIGYDSKRI, encoded by the exons ATGGACCAAGCGATTTCCGATGGTGTCCATATAATTTCTCTTTCTGTTGGGGCAAATGGACACTCGCCGCCGTACTATTTGGACTCGATCGCAGTTGAGGCAGATTTTCCAAATTTAATGGACAGAACA GATGTGGCTACAGATGGAAATGGAGATTGGCAATCTAGCTTGGGGAAATCCTTAGGAGAG AATGCAGACATATTTTCTGTGTTGGAATGTCTTGATGATTTTATTACTGAAGCTACATGTGATTTAGGTGA GAGTGAGACGAGCAAGCCACAGTCTAAGGTTCATACGGACGACAATTTGAGTTTTCTTGCTCATCCATCATTTGGCTCTTCATCATTTACAATATGTGATGTTGCACCATCTCAAATTTGTTCTGATTATCATTCAACACAAGATCCAGTGTCCTTCAGTAATACTACTGTTTCTGACGAACCAGAGGAAGCTCAGAGTAACGATGGAAG GAAATGTTGCATCTGGGCATCCCAACACGGCGTCTTGGTTTCCTGCTCTGCTGGAAACTCCGGTCCCAACCCTTCCACTGCCACCAACATCGCTCCTTGGATACTGACCGTCGGTGCTTCCACCATCGACAGAGAGTTCCCGGCCGATGTCTTTTTGGGTGACGGTAGAATATTAATCGGCGTGTCTCTGTACGCAGGAGAGCATTTAGCTGCCGATGCAAAGCTTTCGTTGATCTACGCCGGTGACGCAGGGAATAGGTACTGCTATTCTGGATCTCTCATTGCCTCTAAAGTCGCCGGAAAGAGTGTTGTTAAGCTCGCAGGTGGTCTTGCTTTGGTGTTAGCTAATACAGAAGACAGTGGCGAAGAGCTCATAGCTGATTCTCATCTTATACCAGCGACCATGGTTGGTCAGATTAATGGTGATAAAATGAAACAGTATATAAAATCAAGTGATGATCCCGCGGCTACTATTCTGTTCCGAGGGACTGTAATCAG GTCAGGGGAAAAATCAACACCTTTCATTCATGGAGCAGGACATGTTGATCCCAACAAAACTTTCAATCCGGGTTTGGTTTATGATCTTGATGTAAATGATTATGTGGCTTTCCTTTGTTCTATTGGGTATGATTCTAAGCGTATATGA
- the LOC133038014 gene encoding uncharacterized protein LOC133038014, whose product MEDFLNTLTPNGLPPHELQLKRNCPIMLLRNINPSDGLCNGTCLICRAFEPNVIDAEIAVGHHRGKRVFISRIPFLPNVDENSGFPFKRTQFPIRLSFAMTINKLRGQTLDYVGVYLPQPVFSHGQLYVALSRAKTSSTVRVLIRPVTTGQHDKNYTKNIVYTELLELSSSN is encoded by the coding sequence ATGGAAGATTTCTTAAACACTCTTACACCAAACGGTCTTCCTCCACATGAATTGCAGCTAAAGAGGAATTGCCCAATAATGTTGCTTAGAAACATTAATCCTTCAGATGGACTCTGCAATGGAACCTGTTTGATTTGTCGAGCATTTGAACCAAATGTGATAGATGCTGAAATTGCTGTAGGACACCATAGAGGAAAAAGAGTCTTTATATCAAGAATACCATTCTTACCCAATGTGGATGAAAATAGCGGCTTTCCATTTAAACGAACACAATTCCCCATAAGATTAAGTTTTGCTATGACAATAAACAAATTGCGAGGCCAAACGTTAGATTATGTTGGAGTTTATTTGCCACAACCTGTTTTTTCACACGGTCAGTTATATGTGGCATTGTCAAGGGCAAAAACATCGTCTACAGTGCGTGTATTAATCCGACCTGTGACCACAGGCCAGCACGATAAAAACTACACCAAAAACATAGTCTACACAGAGTTATTAGAATTATCAAGTTCAAACTAA
- the LOC115706080 gene encoding zinc finger CCCH domain-containing protein 11, producing the protein MPPKQQSKADVAKKQKVVEDKTFGLKNKNKSKNVQKYVQNLKQSVQPKLDSAKLTAKKKKEEEKAKEKELNDLFKVAVSQPKVPVGVDPKSILCEFFKVGQCTKGFKCKFSHDLNVQRKGEKIDIYSDKRDEDTMEDWDQETLEKVIESKKTEYNQNKPTEIVCKYFLDAVEKKQYGWFWSCPNGGKECHYRHALPPGYVLKSQMKALLEEEADKMPIEEEIENQRSKLTACTPMTPDLFFQWKKKKVDERDAGLAALRADRAKNDRMSGRELFLSDASLFVDDAEAYEKYNREEPNNVEERDNKNAATEGPSTSNDAVSNSEEFPDIDDDDDDELDLDELNELEASLSKTSIQICEPGIETS; encoded by the exons ATGCCGCCGAAGCAGCAATCGAAAGCCGATGTGGCTAAGAAGCAGAAGGTCGTAGAGGATAAGACCTTTGGGCTCAAGAACAAGAACAAAAGTAAGAATGTCCAGAAGTATGTTCAGAACCTCAAACAGTCTGTTCAGCCGAAACTCGATTCAGCTAAACTCACTGCGAAG AAAAAGAAGGAGGAAGAGAAAGCAAAAGAGAAAGAGCTGAACGATTTGTTCAAGGTTGCTGTCAGTCAACCCAAAGTTCCAGTTG GTGTCGATCCCAAGTCTATATTGTGCGAGTTTTTCAAGGTCGGACAGTGTACCAAAGGTTTTAAATGCAAGTTCTCACATGATTTGAATGTCCAGAGGAAGGGTGAGAAGATCGACATTTACAGTGATAAGCGTGATGAAG ACACGATGGAGGACTGGGATCAGGAGACACTGGAAAAGGTTATTGAGTCAAAGAAGACCGAGTACAACCAGAACAAACCAACTGAAATT GTCTGCAAATACTTTTTGGATGCTGTGGAAAAGAAACAGTATGGTTGGTTCTGGTCTTGTCCAAATGGTGGCAAAGAGTGTCACTACAGGCATGCCCTTCCTCCTGGCTATGTCTTGAAATCTCAAATGAAGGCACTTCTTGAGGAAGAGGCTGACAAAATGCCGATCGAGGAAGAAATTGAAAATCAG CGCTCCAAATTAACAGCCTGCACTCCCATGACACCTGACTTGTTCTTCCAATGGAAGAAGAAAAAGGTGGACGAGAGAGATGCTGGCTTAGCTGCTCTCCGAGCTGATAGGGCAAAGAATGACCGAATGAG TGGTCGTGAGCTGTTTCTTTCAGATGCCAGCTTGTTTGTGGATGATGCTGAGGCATATGAAAAATACAATAGAGAAGAGCCTAACAATGTCGAAGAAAGG GACAACAAGAATGCCGCCACAGAGGGTCCAAGCACCTCTAATGATGCTGTTTCCAACTCTGAAGAATTCCCTGATATTGATGATGACGACGATGATGAGCTGGACTTAGATGAGTTGAATGAGCTTGAAGCAAGTCTGTCAAAAACCTCTATTCAAATCTGTGAGCCAGGTATTGAGACATCTTGA